From the genome of Desulfobotulus pelophilus, one region includes:
- a CDS encoding Crp/Fnr family transcriptional regulator has product MHALSDTMVRILKTLPLLKRVSPESIEILAAYMQVFRVREGEEVIRWGRKAETLYITISGDYLMAFPDGSGFTLHGSGEVIGMNAMLNQGRYTARGLALTDGSLMALYRANRERMLEENPRFADRIQRSIQAYLNQRKAKRNSAGIFVDEDFSREGF; this is encoded by the coding sequence GTGCATGCGCTTTCTGATACCATGGTGCGTATTCTGAAAACCCTGCCTCTTTTAAAAAGGGTGAGTCCCGAATCCATCGAAATTCTTGCGGCGTATATGCAGGTTTTTCGGGTGCGGGAAGGGGAGGAGGTTATCCGTTGGGGAAGAAAGGCGGAGACCTTGTATATCACCATATCCGGTGATTATCTCATGGCTTTTCCCGATGGAAGCGGTTTTACCCTGCATGGCAGTGGTGAGGTGATCGGCATGAATGCCATGCTGAATCAGGGGCGTTATACGGCAAGAGGCCTTGCCCTGACCGATGGTTCCCTTATGGCCCTCTACCGGGCAAACCGTGAGAGGATGCTCGAGGAAAATCCCCGTTTTGCGGACCGGATTCAGCGCAGCATTCAGGCGTACCTGAATCAGAGAAAGGCGAAAAGGAACAGCGCCGGGATTTTTGTGGATGAGGATTTTAGCCGGGAGGGTTTCTGA
- a CDS encoding sigma-54-dependent Fis family transcriptional regulator, producing MISKDWRWLRIIFATHRDLQKRIQTGQFREDLWFRLNIFPITIPPLGYRKNDIPELVRYFLKKKSMDLKMHPAPQVQEGERDRLGGWSWPGNVRELENIVERALIQSRSRGGLVLFDLPLREEAGPVVCSSPFPSLDMVAVRHIRKALEHSGGQIHGAGGAAELLGINPNTLRSRMRRLGIDQNTRP from the coding sequence TTGATCTCAAAGGACTGGCGCTGGCTCCGGATCATATTCGCCACCCACAGAGATCTGCAAAAAAGGATACAGACCGGCCAGTTCCGGGAAGATCTCTGGTTCCGGCTGAATATTTTCCCCATTACCATTCCTCCCCTTGGGTACCGTAAAAATGATATCCCCGAGCTGGTTCGTTATTTTCTGAAAAAAAAATCCATGGATCTCAAAATGCACCCGGCACCTCAGGTTCAGGAAGGGGAGAGGGATCGTCTTGGTGGATGGAGCTGGCCGGGAAATGTGCGGGAGCTTGAAAATATTGTGGAACGTGCTTTGATCCAGAGTCGCAGCCGGGGAGGGCTTGTCCTGTTTGATTTGCCCCTTCGGGAAGAAGCAGGGCCTGTGGTCTGCTCGTCCCCTTTTCCAAGCCTGGATATGGTTGCCGTTCGTCATATCCGGAAAGCATTGGAGCATTCAGGAGGTCAAATTCATGGGGCCGGTGGAGCCGCAGAGCTGCTGGGGATCAATCCCAACACATTGCGTAGCCGAATGCGCAGGCTTGGGATTGATCAAAATACCAGGCCATAG
- a CDS encoding pyruvate carboxylase subunit B translates to MEKVMSQKPLAICDVSLRDGFQCLYAGRGRTADMVRMAALMDDVGFWAVEVWGGAGFDVMHRELNEDPWERIRSLKRYFRKTPMACMLRGQHLVGERCYADDVVRAFVERSYVNGIQVFRLFDPLNDLRNLQVAGESVLQAGGHFQGCICYSRTAESFDEESLYTLDYYLKKAIALENMGAHSLLIKDTAGLLMPEEARRLVAGLKAAVTLPLHIHTHATAGFGPLSLFAAIEAGLDGADTCLAPFAMRSSHGAVEPLIAALKGGTRDTGLDLGKIAGLNRLSEEEILPKYWHFYGGSTTPMDTTALMHRLPGGMEGDLKRQLGEMGAEDRLDAVFTELKRVRRDLGNPPLVKPVARILATQAVNNVLFDTEGESYRMISAQVRDFCAGFYGEPPGPLDGMLRKKALEGHPRGHRPLQERPGEALKLELPGVREELRGLAADIEDELLCALFPATGKRFLRWKYGKETAPEYTLPRTLEEAMKIRERMIRILAGEHKITEPEKVPEKSPYIRTFHVFVDDTYYEVGVDEVGGAPVIRHAFPLTPPAVEKKAVRETGGGKPAKKSPAAVPVPVSDGEDGTPLVAPMPGMVVSFRKKEGDSVKAGETVVILEAMKMENALVAPVSGVILNLCVRSGDSVAKDAVLCRIG, encoded by the coding sequence ATGGAAAAGGTGATGAGTCAGAAACCTCTGGCGATCTGTGATGTGAGCCTGCGGGATGGTTTCCAGTGCCTTTATGCCGGGCGAGGCCGAACGGCGGATATGGTACGCATGGCTGCTCTGATGGATGATGTGGGCTTCTGGGCCGTGGAGGTCTGGGGCGGGGCGGGCTTTGACGTGATGCACAGGGAACTGAATGAAGATCCATGGGAGCGGATCCGCAGCCTGAAACGTTATTTCAGAAAGACGCCCATGGCTTGCATGCTCAGGGGGCAGCATCTGGTAGGGGAACGCTGCTACGCGGATGATGTGGTCCGGGCTTTTGTGGAGCGGAGCTATGTGAACGGGATTCAGGTTTTCAGGCTTTTTGACCCCCTGAATGATCTGCGCAATCTTCAGGTTGCCGGGGAAAGCGTTTTGCAGGCGGGCGGGCACTTTCAGGGTTGTATCTGCTACAGCCGCACGGCGGAGTCCTTCGATGAAGAAAGTCTGTACACCCTTGATTATTATTTGAAAAAAGCCATTGCTCTGGAAAATATGGGAGCCCACTCCCTGCTGATCAAAGATACGGCAGGACTTCTGATGCCCGAAGAGGCCCGCAGGCTGGTTGCGGGCCTGAAAGCAGCCGTAACCCTGCCCCTTCATATCCACACCCATGCCACGGCAGGCTTCGGTCCCCTTTCTCTTTTTGCTGCCATAGAGGCGGGTCTTGACGGTGCGGATACCTGCCTTGCTCCCTTTGCCATGCGAAGCAGCCATGGGGCTGTGGAGCCTCTGATTGCGGCCCTTAAAGGAGGAACGAGGGATACGGGACTTGATCTTGGAAAAATTGCTGGTCTGAACCGGCTCAGTGAAGAGGAAATCCTTCCCAAATACTGGCATTTCTATGGCGGCAGCACAACTCCCATGGATACCACAGCACTGATGCACAGGCTTCCCGGAGGCATGGAGGGAGATCTGAAGCGGCAGCTGGGAGAAATGGGGGCCGAAGACCGGCTGGATGCGGTTTTTACCGAGCTGAAACGGGTGCGCAGGGATCTGGGTAATCCGCCCTTGGTCAAGCCCGTGGCCCGTATTCTGGCAACGCAGGCTGTGAACAATGTGCTGTTTGATACGGAGGGGGAGTCCTACCGCATGATTTCTGCCCAGGTAAGGGATTTTTGCGCAGGCTTTTACGGTGAGCCGCCCGGTCCTCTGGATGGGATGCTTAGGAAAAAAGCCCTTGAAGGTCATCCCAGAGGGCATCGCCCTTTACAGGAAAGGCCCGGAGAAGCTCTGAAGCTGGAGTTGCCGGGAGTACGGGAGGAGCTGCGAGGCTTGGCTGCGGATATTGAAGACGAGCTGCTCTGCGCCCTTTTCCCTGCTACGGGCAAGCGTTTTCTGCGCTGGAAGTACGGCAAGGAGACGGCTCCGGAATATACTCTTCCCAGGACGCTGGAAGAGGCCATGAAAATACGGGAGCGGATGATCCGGATTCTGGCAGGGGAGCATAAAATAACGGAGCCTGAAAAAGTGCCGGAAAAAAGTCCCTATATTCGCACCTTCCACGTCTTTGTAGACGATACCTACTATGAGGTAGGGGTGGACGAGGTGGGTGGAGCGCCGGTGATCCGTCATGCCTTCCCCCTTACTCCGCCTGCTGTAGAAAAGAAGGCGGTTAGGGAAACGGGCGGTGGAAAGCCTGCGAAAAAATCGCCAGCTGCCGTTCCTGTTCCTGTTAGTGACGGGGAGGATGGCACTCCCCTTGTGGCCCCCATGCCGGGAATGGTGGTTTCCTTTCGTAAAAAGGAAGGAGACAGTGTGAAGGCCGGTGAAACGGTGGTGATTCTGGAGGCCATGAAAATGGAAAATGCACTGGTTGCTCCGGTTTCAGGGGTCATTCTGAATTTATGTGTGCGCAGCGGTGATTCCGTTGCCAAGGATGCGGTTCTCTGCCGTATAGGATAG
- a CDS encoding acyl-CoA carboxylase subunit beta: MGRTVEKLRELKLRENEVLKMGGEDAVRKHQEKGKLTARERLFHLFDPGTFQELDALVTHRCVHFGMDGEFIPADGVITGHGLVDGRPVFAYAQDFTARGGSLGEMHAKKITKVQDLALKAGAPVVGMNDSGGARIQEGVDALAGFGEIFTRNADASGVIPQICAIMGPTAGGAVYSPGMMDWVFMVKDSSYMFITGPDVIRSVTGEVIDFESLGGAMTHAVKSGVAHFAVDSDMAAIEGIRELLTYFPSNNMEDPPVKDLGDDPFRVEPALDSLIPDAANAAYDVRTLIGLLADGGEMFETQPLFAPNIVTGFVRMNGRSTGVIANQPSVMAGCLDIDASDKAARFIRFCDAFNIPLITIADVPGFLPGSSQEWGGIIRHGAKLLWSYVEATVPKILLITRKAYGGAYIAMSSKHLGADMVFAWPTAEIAVMGAEGAANIIHRREIREAPDPARTRREKMEAYESLFSNPWIAASRGYVDAVIQPSETRPRIIGALEALSSKRVQKPARKHGNIPL; encoded by the coding sequence ATGGGCCGTACCGTAGAAAAATTGCGAGAGCTGAAGCTCCGTGAAAATGAAGTTTTGAAAATGGGTGGAGAAGATGCGGTACGAAAGCATCAGGAAAAGGGGAAGCTAACGGCCCGTGAAAGGCTTTTCCACCTTTTCGACCCCGGTACCTTTCAGGAGCTGGATGCTCTTGTCACTCACCGTTGTGTTCATTTTGGCATGGACGGGGAGTTTATTCCGGCAGACGGCGTGATTACAGGCCACGGGCTGGTGGATGGCCGTCCGGTCTTTGCCTATGCTCAGGATTTTACGGCAAGGGGTGGCAGCCTTGGAGAAATGCATGCCAAAAAAATTACCAAGGTGCAGGACCTGGCCCTGAAGGCTGGAGCACCCGTAGTGGGCATGAACGATTCCGGTGGTGCCCGGATTCAGGAAGGGGTGGATGCTCTGGCGGGTTTCGGGGAGATTTTTACCCGTAATGCCGATGCCTCGGGTGTGATTCCCCAGATCTGCGCCATTATGGGGCCCACAGCGGGCGGGGCCGTTTATTCTCCGGGTATGATGGACTGGGTTTTCATGGTGAAGGATTCCAGTTATATGTTCATTACAGGTCCGGATGTGATCCGTTCCGTAACCGGGGAAGTGATTGATTTTGAAAGCCTTGGCGGTGCCATGACCCACGCGGTGAAAAGCGGGGTAGCCCATTTTGCCGTGGATTCGGATATGGCCGCCATTGAGGGCATCCGGGAGCTTCTCACCTATTTCCCATCCAATAATATGGAAGATCCGCCCGTAAAGGATCTGGGGGATGACCCCTTTCGGGTGGAACCGGCCCTGGACAGTCTGATACCCGATGCGGCCAATGCCGCCTATGACGTGCGTACCCTCATCGGACTTCTGGCCGATGGCGGAGAGATGTTTGAAACCCAGCCGCTTTTTGCTCCCAATATTGTGACGGGCTTTGTACGCATGAACGGAAGAAGCACCGGCGTTATTGCCAATCAGCCTTCCGTCATGGCGGGTTGTCTGGATATTGATGCATCGGACAAGGCGGCCCGCTTTATCCGGTTCTGTGATGCCTTTAACATTCCCCTCATCACCATTGCCGATGTACCGGGTTTTCTGCCGGGCAGCAGCCAGGAGTGGGGTGGTATCATCCGGCATGGGGCCAAACTGCTCTGGAGTTATGTGGAAGCCACGGTACCGAAAATTCTGCTCATTACCCGCAAGGCCTATGGCGGAGCCTACATTGCCATGAGCTCCAAGCATCTGGGGGCGGATATGGTTTTTGCCTGGCCCACGGCGGAGATTGCCGTGATGGGGGCCGAAGGTGCGGCCAATATCATCCATCGCAGGGAGATCAGGGAAGCACCGGACCCTGCCAGAACCCGAAGGGAAAAAATGGAAGCCTATGAATCCCTGTTCTCCAATCCCTGGATTGCCGCTTCGAGAGGCTATGTGGACGCGGTGATCCAGCCTTCAGAGACCCGGCCCCGTATTATTGGAGCCCTGGAAGCTTTGAGTTCCAAACGGGTGCAGAAGCCAGCCAGAAAACATGGCAATATACCTCTGTAA